In Deltaproteobacteria bacterium, the following are encoded in one genomic region:
- a CDS encoding integron integrase gives MSTSNKPSNKMKLLDEVRAVMRLHHYSIHTERTYCDWIKRYVRFHNMTCRNDLADGEEKIEAFLTHLAVDKSVAPSTQNQAMNALVFLHKRVLKNPLDGEINAIRAKKKVNIPVVMTREEVARVIALLEGVPQLVVKLLYGCGLRIMEAARLRIKDIDFDQKCLTVRSGKGAKDRVTTFPTSTIPLLGNHLTKVKVIHLQDLKRGYGEVYLPFALERKYPNASKEWNWQYVFPAHNLAQDPRSNKVRRHHIDPSVVNKAIKVAVHKTGITKRVSAHTFRHSFATHLLQRGTDIRTIQALLGHKDVATTMIYMHVLQQGGQGVLSPLDDLEAPI, from the coding sequence GAGCAGTGATGCGGCTGCATCACTATTCGATACACACGGAACGAACATACTGCGACTGGATCAAACGGTATGTGCGGTTTCACAACATGACCTGCCGCAATGATCTGGCGGACGGCGAAGAGAAAATTGAGGCCTTCCTTACCCATCTGGCCGTTGATAAGTCCGTGGCTCCATCGACGCAGAATCAGGCCATGAACGCTTTGGTTTTCCTACACAAAAGGGTTCTGAAAAACCCCCTGGACGGGGAAATCAATGCCATTCGAGCCAAGAAGAAAGTCAACATTCCGGTTGTGATGACTCGCGAGGAAGTGGCCCGCGTGATTGCGCTTCTGGAAGGCGTTCCGCAACTGGTTGTGAAGTTACTCTATGGCTGTGGGCTGCGAATCATGGAGGCTGCCCGCCTCCGGATAAAGGATATTGATTTTGACCAGAAGTGCCTCACGGTACGTTCAGGCAAAGGCGCCAAGGATCGTGTGACGACATTCCCGACTTCGACCATTCCGTTACTTGGAAACCACCTCACCAAAGTGAAGGTGATCCATTTGCAGGACCTAAAGAGGGGATATGGGGAGGTCTATCTGCCATTTGCTCTTGAAAGAAAATATCCCAATGCTTCGAAGGAATGGAATTGGCAGTATGTCTTCCCGGCCCACAATCTTGCTCAGGATCCTCGCAGCAACAAGGTGCGGCGGCACCATATCGACCCCAGCGTCGTCAATAAGGCCATCAAGGTGGCTGTTCATAAAACGGGAATCACGAAGCGTGTCAGCGCTCATACCTTCCGGCACAGCTTTGCCACACATCTCTTGCAGCGCGGCACGGATATCCGGACGATACAGGCCTTGCTGGGCCACAAGGATGTTGCCACAACCATGATCTACATGCACGTCCTGCAGCAGGGCGGCCAAGGGGTCCTGAGCCCCCTTGATGATCTTGAAGCCCCAATATAG
- the gatB gene encoding Asp-tRNA(Asn)/Glu-tRNA(Gln) amidotransferase subunit GatB, with amino-acid sequence MEYEAVIGLEVHAQLKTKSKIFCGCSTAFGADPNHHTCPVCLGMPGVLPVLNREVVNYTIRTGLALNCTINSVSRFARKNYFYPDLPKGYQISQYELPLCEHGHLIIDVNGTERRIGITRIHMEEDAGKNIHGEKGDPSSYVDLNRTGVPLMEIVSEPDIRTPEEAAAYMRKLRSIVRYLDVCDGNMEEGSLRCDANISLRPVGATELGVKAELKNMNSFRNVQKALEYEVKRQTRLLEEGGSVIQETRLWDTDRGMTLSMRGKEEAHDYRYFPDPDLVPLQVDHAWIEEVKGTLPELPDAKRERFVTEYDLPRYDAEVLTASRELAAYFEECNKRAQSPKVVSNWIMGDLLRECKGDEQEILSCPVRPEMLAEMIGMIGKGTISGKIAKTVFAEMMRSGKSPGVIVKEKNLVQITDEGEIVKIVEEVIAANPAQVDQFRAGKEKVLGFFVGQVMKASRGKANPAAVNKLLKERL; translated from the coding sequence ATGGAATATGAAGCTGTAATCGGGCTGGAGGTTCATGCCCAGCTCAAGACGAAATCGAAGATCTTCTGTGGTTGCAGCACCGCCTTCGGGGCGGATCCGAATCACCATACCTGCCCCGTCTGCCTCGGGATGCCGGGGGTCCTGCCGGTACTGAACCGGGAGGTGGTCAATTATACGATCCGAACGGGCCTAGCCCTGAACTGCACGATCAATTCCGTTTCCCGGTTTGCCCGGAAAAACTATTTCTATCCCGACCTTCCCAAGGGGTACCAGATCTCCCAGTATGAACTGCCGCTCTGTGAACATGGACACCTGATCATCGATGTGAACGGAACGGAACGGCGGATCGGTATTACCCGGATCCATATGGAGGAGGATGCGGGAAAGAACATCCACGGGGAAAAAGGAGATCCGTCGAGCTACGTCGATCTCAACCGGACGGGAGTACCCCTCATGGAGATCGTCAGCGAACCCGACATCCGGACACCCGAGGAGGCCGCCGCTTATATGCGGAAGCTCCGGAGTATCGTTCGGTACCTTGATGTCTGTGACGGGAACATGGAGGAAGGTTCCCTCCGGTGTGATGCCAACATCTCCCTGCGACCGGTGGGTGCAACGGAACTGGGTGTCAAGGCCGAGTTGAAGAATATGAATTCTTTCAGGAATGTCCAGAAAGCCCTGGAGTATGAAGTGAAACGGCAGACACGGCTTCTCGAGGAAGGCGGATCGGTCATCCAGGAGACACGTCTCTGGGACACCGACCGGGGGATGACCCTCTCCATGCGGGGCAAGGAAGAGGCCCACGACTATCGCTATTTCCCCGATCCCGATCTGGTTCCCCTTCAGGTGGATCATGCCTGGATCGAAGAGGTGAAAGGGACCCTCCCCGAACTTCCCGATGCGAAGAGGGAACGGTTTGTGACGGAATACGATCTTCCCCGCTACGATGCCGAGGTGCTGACGGCGTCGCGCGAACTGGCGGCCTATTTTGAGGAATGTAACAAGCGGGCCCAGTCCCCCAAAGTCGTCTCGAACTGGATCATGGGGGACCTGTTGCGGGAATGCAAGGGAGACGAACAGGAGATCCTGAGCTGTCCCGTGCGCCCCGAAATGCTTGCGGAGATGATCGGGATGATCGGGAAGGGGACCATCAGCGGCAAGATCGCCAAGACCGTCTTTGCCGAGATGATGCGGTCGGGCAAGTCCCCCGGGGTTATCGTGAAAGAGAAGAACCTTGTCCAGATTACCGACGAGGGGGAGATCGTCAAGATCGTGGAAGAGGTGATCGCCGCCAACCCCGCCCAGGTGGATCAGTTCCGCGCCGGCAAGGAAAAGGTCCTCGGTTTTTTCGTCGGTCAGGTCATGAAGGCAAGCCGGGGCAAGGCCAACCCGGCGGCGGTGAACAAACTGCTTAAGGAGAGACTCTGA